From Flavobacteriales bacterium, a single genomic window includes:
- a CDS encoding LptF/LptG family permease: MKKIDKLILKAYLGPFLATLGILQFIFVLQHLWKYLDDIVGKGIEFWVILKMLYYTFFVSVPLALPLTVILASIMSIGNISEHNELTALKSSGVSFLRVLKPLWITSMVMMLVTFVFSNNVLPWALLKQKTIMRDIRKKKFALYIQEGVFYTDIKNHSIRIGKKHKNEKDIEDIIIYKRSLNGSTNVTRAKTGTLSFTDNGQFLIIDLFDGNNYDEQFKHRQSKDYHKLPHLKTHFKQQKVRFDLNPFKMGNTREELYKGKAEMMSISQLTELKSTIEDYKKDHHEKLLINSHNQMKYFRNLKDSLPQKTSFVSVDKDLENDIRKWIKTDKRGLILDNIGGEIRATYNRLSNFHASNDFEDIKMRKTQLQMHKKFTLALSCIILFMVGAPIGAVIKKGGIGLPVVFAVLFFLLYYMTSRFGETAGEDANLSLWLGAWLSNLLFLPFGILFMFQSAQDSPLFDRNFYKKNIRKLFTKK; encoded by the coding sequence TTGAAAAAGATTGACAAGCTCATATTAAAGGCCTATTTAGGGCCTTTTCTTGCAACATTAGGTATATTACAATTCATTTTCGTTCTTCAACACCTGTGGAAATATCTAGATGATATTGTGGGTAAAGGAATTGAGTTTTGGGTTATCCTAAAGATGCTCTATTACACTTTTTTTGTAAGTGTTCCACTTGCATTACCCCTTACGGTGATTCTTGCTTCTATTATGTCTATTGGAAATATTAGTGAGCATAATGAACTTACCGCATTAAAATCTTCAGGGGTTTCTTTTCTAAGAGTTCTAAAACCTTTGTGGATTACCTCTATGGTAATGATGCTCGTAACTTTTGTTTTTTCAAACAATGTCTTGCCTTGGGCTTTACTCAAGCAAAAAACCATCATGCGAGATATCCGAAAAAAGAAATTTGCACTCTATATTCAAGAAGGGGTTTTCTATACCGATATCAAAAATCATAGTATCAGAATAGGTAAAAAGCATAAAAACGAAAAAGATATTGAGGATATTATTATCTATAAAAGAAGTCTTAATGGAAGTACCAATGTTACTAGAGCAAAAACAGGGACTTTAAGTTTTACAGATAATGGACAATTCCTAATAATCGACCTTTTTGATGGTAATAATTACGATGAACAATTTAAACATCGACAAAGTAAAGATTACCACAAACTCCCACACCTAAAAACACATTTCAAACAACAAAAGGTTCGTTTTGACCTCAACCCTTTTAAAATGGGTAATACTAGAGAAGAACTCTACAAGGGAAAAGCGGAAATGATGAGCATTAGTCAACTAACTGAACTTAAATCTACTATTGAAGATTATAAAAAAGATCATCATGAAAAATTGTTGATCAATAGTCATAACCAGATGAAGTACTTTAGAAACCTAAAAGACAGTCTTCCGCAAAAGACCTCCTTTGTATCGGTAGATAAAGATCTTGAAAACGACATTAGAAAGTGGATTAAAACAGACAAAAGAGGTTTAATTTTAGATAATATCGGAGGGGAAATACGAGCAACGTATAATCGATTAAGTAATTTTCATGCATCCAATGACTTTGAAGATATCAAGATGCGGAAAACTCAGCTACAAATGCACAAAAAATTCACGCTTGCTCTTTCTTGTATCATCCTCTTTATGGTAGGAGCTCCCATTGGAGCGGTTATCAAAAAAGGAGGAATTGGATTACCCGTGGTTTTTGCCGTTTTGTTCTTTTTGCTGTACTATATGACTTCAAGATTTGGAGAAACAGCTGGAGAAGATGCCAATCTTTCTTTATGGCTAGGTGCATGGTTATCAAATCTGTTATTTCTTCCTTTCGGGATATTATTTATGTTTCAATCTGCACAAGATTCCCCTTTATTTGATAGGAATTTTTACAAAAAAAATATCCGAAAACTCTTCACAAAAAAATGA
- a CDS encoding glycosyltransferase, giving the protein MRKLLIISHKSPYTHIDGGVLAVKNLWEELFEQVEHVEMICFSTHKHPHLDIKVPEKMQGKIHALNIDTQITILGAFQALLKNQSYHLSRFYSEEISDFIKNKVSQTNWDAIVFESLFSLVYASDVRKYFKGKIIYRSHNIEHKIWERLANQHSGILKKWYLKKLTSQLKKEEKSLQNTADAIFAISKNDQDFYLKNGCVNSFLLFHQRHFLKRENQINPNHFFHLASMNWQPNIEAVEWFVEKVWKPVFAKKPNLKLFLGGKDMPEKYFDMQKYGIHAEGYIPHGDAYMQNHGSLIVPLFSGSGIRIKVVDALSLQVPVISTDIGVEGIGLIQDKHFLQANTDKEFQEAILSMNMEKINFLTENSTNFALENFDSKKSISRFIQQIKQLG; this is encoded by the coding sequence ATGAGAAAACTACTCATCATTAGTCATAAATCACCTTATACTCATATAGATGGAGGCGTTTTGGCTGTCAAAAATCTTTGGGAAGAACTTTTTGAGCAAGTCGAGCATGTGGAGATGATTTGTTTCTCAACTCATAAACACCCACATCTAGATATCAAGGTTCCCGAAAAAATGCAAGGGAAAATTCACGCTCTGAATATTGACACTCAAATAACAATTTTGGGAGCTTTTCAAGCACTATTAAAAAACCAATCTTATCATTTGAGTAGATTCTATTCTGAAGAAATTAGCGATTTTATAAAAAACAAAGTATCTCAAACAAATTGGGATGCCATTGTATTCGAAAGTCTTTTTTCACTAGTCTATGCTTCAGACGTTCGAAAATATTTTAAAGGAAAAATAATTTACCGTTCCCATAATATTGAGCATAAGATATGGGAAAGATTAGCAAATCAGCATTCTGGAATTCTTAAAAAATGGTATTTAAAAAAACTCACTTCACAACTTAAAAAAGAGGAGAAATCACTGCAAAATACCGCAGATGCCATATTCGCAATTTCCAAAAATGACCAAGATTTCTATTTAAAAAATGGATGTGTAAATTCCTTTCTACTTTTTCATCAAAGACATTTTCTGAAAAGAGAAAATCAAATAAACCCAAATCACTTTTTTCATCTAGCCTCAATGAATTGGCAACCCAATATTGAAGCAGTTGAGTGGTTTGTGGAAAAAGTTTGGAAACCTGTTTTTGCTAAAAAACCCAACCTTAAACTCTTTTTGGGAGGAAAAGACATGCCCGAAAAATACTTTGACATGCAGAAATACGGAATCCATGCAGAAGGATATATTCCTCATGGAGATGCGTATATGCAGAACCACGGAAGCTTGATTGTTCCATTATTTTCAGGCTCGGGTATTAGAATAAAAGTGGTAGATGCACTTTCTCTACAAGTACCCGTAATTAGTACTGATATAGGCGTAGAAGGTATTGGGCTTATTCAAGATAAACACTTTCTACAAGCCAATACCGACAAAGAATTTCAAGAGGCAATTTTGAGTATGAATATGGAGAAAATTAATTTCCTTACAGAAAATTCAACTAATTTTGCCTTGGAAAATTTTGATTCCAAAAAATCTATTTCCCGATTTATACAACAGATAAAACAATTAGGTTGA
- a CDS encoding glycosyltransferase, which yields MSKQEIEALAPYLKGSLVLKQSFLKRYWQLFKAIFNKLPFQVSYFYNASDHKKLTKQIELWGIDKIYCQLIRMSPYCTGLKQTKFLDLMDAMSLAMKNRYQTEKWYTKWLYRWEYKKTKRFEKNQINKFKTSFIISQRDQEFIGNDEIIIVKNGVDNVYFYPQKTEKIYDLCFVGNMQYPPNKKAAIFLAQKILPKLPKDTKLLIAGANPSKEIIHLASEQITVSGWMDDIRKAYWESKIMIAPLFSGAGQQNKILEAMASGIPCITTSMVNASILAKNQEEILELNTASEMIEAYKKLIKNSKKQAEIAKNARNFIEKNYHWHLENQKLIENIKNNN from the coding sequence ATGAGCAAACAAGAAATTGAAGCTCTTGCTCCCTACCTAAAGGGATCTTTGGTTTTAAAACAATCTTTTTTAAAACGCTATTGGCAGTTGTTTAAGGCAATATTTAATAAATTACCTTTTCAAGTAAGCTATTTTTATAACGCCAGTGATCACAAAAAACTGACGAAACAAATAGAATTGTGGGGAATAGACAAAATCTATTGTCAACTCATTCGTATGAGTCCATACTGCACTGGGCTAAAACAAACCAAATTTTTAGACTTGATGGATGCCATGTCTTTGGCTATGAAAAACAGGTATCAAACAGAAAAATGGTACACAAAATGGCTCTATCGTTGGGAATATAAAAAAACTAAAAGATTTGAAAAGAATCAGATAAACAAATTCAAAACCAGTTTTATCATTTCACAAAGAGATCAAGAATTCATTGGGAATGATGAAATTATCATTGTTAAAAATGGAGTTGATAATGTTTATTTTTATCCACAAAAAACAGAAAAAATCTACGATCTCTGTTTTGTAGGAAATATGCAATACCCGCCGAATAAAAAGGCGGCTATTTTTTTAGCTCAAAAAATACTTCCTAAATTACCCAAGGACACCAAACTACTTATCGCTGGTGCCAATCCTAGTAAAGAAATTATCCACTTAGCATCTGAGCAAATTACCGTTTCTGGATGGATGGATGATATTAGAAAAGCTTATTGGGAATCTAAAATAATGATTGCACCTTTGTTTTCGGGAGCAGGACAGCAAAATAAAATTTTGGAAGCCATGGCATCTGGAATTCCTTGCATCACAACAAGTATGGTAAATGCCAGTATTTTAGCTAAAAATCAAGAGGAAATATTAGAACTAAATACCGCTTCTGAAATGATCGAAGCTTACAAAAAGCTGATAAAAAATTCCAAAAAACAAGCTGAAATCGCTAAAAATGCTCGAAATTTTATCGAAAAGAATTACCATTGGCATTTAGAGAACCAAAAATTAATCGAGAATATAAAAAATAACAATTAG
- a CDS encoding sulfatase-like hydrolase/transferase, which translates to MEHLRLAEIKVLLYRLVLAWAVLFASRLLFIVFNFDILEIPNFLTFVKIVFFGNVFDFATLAFLNIAFMLFSLLPFGINRHLWYQKFLALLYFIPNIIGLLLNFIDIAYYQFNNGRLTKTALEVAENESNFWGFFLTFFGDFWYLFVLAFLFIWGWVKLFRKKNLIHSKPKKWLPYFGFSLTWLVVFILTFLYFIRGDLNHSTRPITVVDANGYVNYPKNAVAVLNTPFVFIRTFNKNGIQKKNYLPQETVEKIVPRTLQIPKDSNDLNKPNIVLIMVESLSREFLGSFNEHKQIPNYQSYTPFLDSLANHSLIFPNTFANGMKSIHAMGSVLAGIPSFKDAFTSSPFVNQEIESVVSILNKEGYKTKFFHGAENGSMGFNGFANILGFDEYHGKTEYYENDEDNCKDCYDHDNIWGIWDEPFLQFMKRDLDREKQPFFAHVFTLSSHHPYDLPKEYENYYPKGKIPLHECVGYTDDALRKFFAKSSQEEWFKNTIFMITADHTNQSFYTEEYYKMLNTFAVPFILYDPHHRFQGKNMSLAQQIDIFPTIADIIGYDQPFRSWGNSLLNTNRTPRIITGRDGLFFYSEGEFIVSFDGENIRGIYHIEDLGLKNNILNKKDKKHLQLIKHCKAYIQDYMERITSKNLTSKNAASTLRK; encoded by the coding sequence GTGGAACACCTAAGGCTAGCTGAAATAAAAGTTTTATTGTACCGCCTCGTTCTTGCTTGGGCGGTATTATTTGCTTCTCGACTCCTGTTTATTGTCTTTAATTTTGACATTCTAGAGATCCCCAATTTTTTAACTTTTGTCAAAATCGTATTTTTCGGAAATGTATTTGACTTCGCCACACTGGCATTTCTGAATATTGCTTTTATGCTTTTTAGTTTACTCCCTTTTGGGATTAATAGGCATCTCTGGTATCAAAAATTTTTAGCACTACTCTACTTTATCCCTAATATAATAGGACTTCTATTAAACTTTATAGACATTGCCTATTATCAATTCAATAATGGAAGACTCACAAAAACGGCACTTGAAGTAGCAGAAAATGAATCCAATTTTTGGGGTTTCTTTCTAACATTTTTTGGAGATTTTTGGTATCTCTTCGTTTTAGCTTTTCTATTCATTTGGGGGTGGGTGAAGCTTTTTAGAAAAAAGAACCTAATACACTCTAAACCAAAAAAATGGCTACCTTATTTTGGCTTTAGCCTCACATGGTTAGTTGTTTTTATTCTCACATTTTTGTACTTTATTAGAGGTGACTTAAATCATAGTACAAGACCGATAACTGTGGTGGATGCAAATGGATATGTAAACTACCCTAAAAATGCCGTTGCTGTACTCAATACGCCTTTTGTTTTCATCAGAACCTTTAACAAAAATGGCATTCAAAAGAAAAATTATCTTCCACAAGAAACCGTAGAAAAAATAGTTCCTAGAACGCTCCAAATCCCTAAAGATTCTAATGATTTAAACAAACCTAATATTGTTTTAATTATGGTGGAGAGCCTGAGCAGAGAATTCCTAGGAAGTTTTAATGAACATAAACAAATCCCTAATTACCAAAGCTATACTCCCTTTTTAGACAGCCTTGCAAATCATAGTTTGATTTTCCCAAACACTTTTGCAAATGGGATGAAATCTATCCATGCAATGGGATCTGTTTTAGCAGGAATTCCTTCTTTTAAAGATGCGTTTACTTCGAGTCCGTTTGTAAATCAAGAGATCGAGTCAGTGGTTTCTATCCTAAACAAGGAAGGCTATAAAACCAAGTTTTTCCATGGAGCAGAAAATGGTTCAATGGGCTTTAATGGTTTTGCAAATATTTTAGGTTTTGATGAATATCATGGTAAAACAGAGTATTATGAAAATGATGAAGATAATTGTAAAGATTGTTATGACCATGACAATATTTGGGGAATTTGGGATGAGCCATTTCTTCAGTTTATGAAACGTGATCTAGATAGAGAAAAACAGCCATTTTTTGCGCATGTATTCACACTTTCGTCACATCATCCTTATGACCTACCCAAAGAATATGAAAATTATTATCCAAAAGGGAAAATTCCATTGCACGAATGCGTGGGTTATACAGATGATGCGCTAAGAAAATTCTTTGCTAAATCTTCTCAAGAAGAATGGTTTAAAAACACCATTTTTATGATCACTGCCGACCATACAAACCAGTCTTTTTATACAGAGGAGTACTACAAAATGCTTAATACTTTTGCTGTACCCTTTATTCTATATGATCCTCACCATAGATTTCAAGGAAAAAATATGAGCTTGGCTCAACAAATTGATATTTTCCCTACAATTGCAGACATCATCGGTTATGATCAGCCTTTTAGAAGCTGGGGAAATTCTCTATTGAATACGAATAGAACTCCTAGAATCATAACAGGGAGAGATGGTTTGTTCTTTTACTCAGAAGGTGAATTTATTGTATCATTTGATGGCGAAAACATAAGAGGAATTTACCATATTGAAGATCTTGGCTTAAAAAATAATATTTTAAATAAAAAAGACAAAAAGCACCTACAACTCATCAAGCATTGTAAAGCTTATATCCAAGATTATATGGAACGTATTACTTCCAAAAATTTAACGAGTAAAAATGCTGCTTCCACATTAAGAAAATAA
- a CDS encoding M48 family metallopeptidase has translation MKVKLSLMSIALVAIFIFSCNTNPITGRKGLSLIPSSQLTSNSFSAYKETLSKAKLSTNQKDVAMVKRVGQRIQKAVEKYYAEKGLSSKLAGFEWEYNLIEENTVNAWCMPGGKVAFYTGILPVCQTETGVAVVMGHEIAHAVANHSGERASNQVVAQVGLAGLSSWVSNNPSSFKQILLQAAGVSSKLGMLKFSRSHESESDHMGLIFMSMAGYNPAEAPKFWERMQAAGGQAPPEFLSTHPSSSRRVKDLNGWLPEAMKYYKK, from the coding sequence ATGAAAGTAAAATTATCATTGATGAGTATAGCTCTAGTCGCTATTTTCATATTTTCATGTAACACAAACCCTATTACAGGTAGAAAGGGACTTAGCTTAATTCCTTCTTCTCAACTTACAAGCAATAGTTTTTCTGCTTATAAAGAAACCCTTTCTAAAGCAAAATTATCAACCAATCAAAAAGATGTGGCAATGGTAAAACGTGTAGGGCAAAGGATTCAAAAAGCTGTAGAAAAATATTATGCTGAAAAAGGTCTTTCTAGTAAACTTGCTGGTTTTGAATGGGAATATAATTTGATAGAAGAAAACACGGTAAATGCTTGGTGTATGCCTGGTGGTAAAGTAGCTTTTTATACAGGAATACTTCCTGTGTGTCAAACAGAAACAGGTGTGGCAGTAGTTATGGGACACGAAATTGCTCATGCTGTTGCAAATCATAGTGGAGAAAGAGCTTCAAACCAAGTAGTGGCTCAAGTAGGCCTTGCAGGATTATCATCTTGGGTTTCAAATAATCCTTCTTCTTTTAAGCAAATTTTGCTTCAAGCAGCTGGTGTAAGTTCAAAACTAGGAATGCTGAAATTCTCGAGAAGTCATGAAAGTGAATCAGATCACATGGGATTGATTTTTATGTCAATGGCAGGATATAACCCAGCAGAAGCTCCAAAATTTTGGGAAAGAATGCAGGCAGCTGGCGGTCAAGCACCACCAGAGTTTCTTTCTACACACCCAAGCTCATCAAGACGTGTTAAAGATTTGAATGGATGGCTACCAGAAGCCATGAAGTACTATAAAAAGTAA
- a CDS encoding alpha-ketoglutarate decarboxylase, whose protein sequence is MKKASLLLLFLLTFSSLSYGQFANSQKRGKWRFGGNIGGTFGNTTSILVAPSAIYDYNKYLSWGGGITFQYAGNNLNSATRLGVNLIGLVNPIEMIQFSTALEYSRIKFSDQLPSYIPSLFLGIGYRTENVTVGLEYDVLHEPGKSPHLRTQPFIRVYF, encoded by the coding sequence GTGAAAAAAGCAAGTTTATTATTATTGTTCCTTTTGACTTTTAGTTCTTTGTCTTATGGTCAATTTGCAAATAGTCAAAAAAGAGGAAAATGGCGTTTTGGAGGGAATATAGGTGGTACTTTTGGGAATACAACCAGTATTTTGGTCGCACCATCAGCTATTTATGATTATAATAAATACCTTTCTTGGGGAGGAGGAATTACCTTCCAATATGCTGGAAATAATTTGAATTCGGCTACTCGTTTAGGAGTTAACTTAATCGGGTTGGTAAATCCTATAGAAATGATTCAGTTTTCTACTGCATTGGAATATTCTCGAATAAAATTTTCAGATCAATTACCCTCTTATATCCCCTCATTATTTTTGGGAATAGGGTATAGAACAGAAAATGTTACTGTTGGTTTAGAATACGATGTATTACATGAACCTGGTAAAAGTCCACATTTAAGAACACAACCTTTTATACGGGTGTATTTCTAA
- a CDS encoding septal ring lytic transglycosylase RlpA family protein, with protein MRNKILQLSILFIGIVFSGFAQMSIGDTQEGIMSYYNDNLHGNKTANGEVYDKTKISGAHKTLPFHTIIEVVNIENKKSVFVEINDRLPKDAKEFLRVSRATAESLSFTERGKVKGRLKIIQYKNNSHLVRRMAPRTTDKSFSQVKKEAVKLADTSKTNFPTIVGHSVKPSVYGIQLAAFSSLEAIEQIKEKAKKMGFSENEDLFIFKEQANGKTIYKLVGGLYSREKAKAKAMQIANSFPDVFLVKIKLSL; from the coding sequence ATGAGAAATAAAATTTTACAGCTAAGTATCCTTTTCATCGGAATCGTTTTTTCGGGTTTTGCCCAAATGAGCATTGGAGATACCCAAGAGGGAATAATGAGTTATTATAATGATAATTTGCACGGAAACAAAACAGCAAATGGTGAGGTGTATGACAAAACTAAAATATCTGGAGCTCACAAAACTTTACCCTTTCATACCATAATTGAAGTGGTAAATATTGAAAATAAAAAAAGTGTTTTTGTAGAAATTAATGACCGACTTCCTAAAGATGCCAAAGAATTTTTAAGAGTATCAAGAGCTACTGCTGAGAGTTTGAGTTTTACTGAACGTGGGAAAGTAAAGGGAAGATTGAAAATTATTCAGTATAAAAACAACAGTCATCTAGTAAGAAGAATGGCGCCTAGAACAACCGATAAATCTTTTTCTCAAGTAAAAAAGGAAGCCGTAAAGCTTGCTGACACTTCTAAAACCAATTTTCCAACAATTGTAGGGCACTCTGTAAAACCTTCGGTATATGGAATCCAATTGGCAGCTTTTTCAAGCTTGGAAGCTATTGAACAAATAAAAGAAAAAGCAAAAAAGATGGGATTTTCGGAGAATGAAGACTTATTTATTTTTAAGGAACAGGCGAATGGAAAAACCATTTACAAGCTTGTAGGAGGGCTTTACTCAAGAGAAAAAGCAAAAGCAAAAGCTATGCAAATAGCAAATAGTTTCCCAGATGTTTTTTTAGTGAAAATTAAATTAAGTTTATAG
- the thiH gene encoding 2-iminoacetate synthase ThiH: MSFQKVFDSYNWEITKESIYQKSTKDVQHALAKEHLDLEDFKALISPAGLPFLEQMAQKSHQLTIKRFGKGIQMYAPMYLSNVCENICTYCGFSMNNRIKRRILTDAEIIEEAKFIRNLGYQHILLVTGEANRKVGVSYLKNAIELVKPYFPYISIEVQPLEQNEYESLISAGLHAVLVYQESYHRETYQNYHTRGKKSNFDYRLDTPDRLGNAQIHKIGVGALLGLEDWRTESFFTALHLDYLEKKYWQTIYSISFPRIRPHEGEFEPNIYLSDKELVQLICAYRLFNPEVELSISTRESEMFRDHIIKLGITSMSAESKTNPGGYSVDPESLEQFEISDERPTQEIVQMLKKNGYEAVWKGWDMALQ; encoded by the coding sequence ATGAGTTTCCAAAAAGTATTTGATAGCTATAACTGGGAAATTACCAAAGAAAGTATTTACCAAAAAAGCACCAAAGACGTACAACATGCACTGGCTAAAGAGCACCTAGATCTTGAAGATTTCAAAGCCCTTATTTCCCCTGCAGGTCTGCCTTTTTTGGAACAAATGGCTCAAAAAAGTCATCAGTTAACCATCAAGCGTTTCGGTAAAGGAATTCAGATGTACGCTCCCATGTACTTGTCTAATGTATGTGAAAATATTTGTACCTATTGTGGTTTTTCGATGAACAATAGAATTAAAAGGAGAATTTTAACTGATGCAGAAATTATAGAAGAAGCAAAGTTCATTAGAAATTTAGGCTATCAGCACATTCTTTTGGTAACAGGTGAAGCCAATAGAAAAGTGGGCGTTAGCTATCTAAAGAATGCTATTGAATTAGTAAAACCCTATTTTCCATATATTTCTATTGAGGTACAACCCCTTGAACAAAATGAATATGAATCGCTTATTTCAGCAGGACTTCATGCAGTTTTAGTTTATCAAGAATCATATCATAGAGAAACGTACCAAAACTATCATACCAGAGGAAAAAAATCTAATTTCGATTATCGCCTTGATACACCAGACAGACTTGGAAATGCTCAGATTCATAAAATAGGAGTTGGAGCACTTTTAGGACTAGAAGACTGGAGAACCGAATCTTTTTTTACAGCTTTGCATCTAGATTATTTGGAAAAAAAATATTGGCAAACAATTTACTCTATCTCTTTTCCCAGAATACGTCCTCATGAAGGCGAATTTGAACCAAATATTTACCTTTCTGACAAAGAATTAGTACAGCTTATTTGTGCTTACCGACTTTTTAACCCAGAAGTAGAACTTTCTATTTCCACCAGAGAAAGTGAAATGTTCAGGGATCATATTATCAAACTCGGAATCACCAGTATGAGTGCCGAATCTAAAACAAATCCTGGTGGTTATTCTGTAGATCCTGAAAGTTTAGAACAGTTTGAAATATCTGATGAAAGACCCACGCAAGAGATCGTACAAATGCTCAAAAAAAATGGCTATGAAGCTGTTTGGAAAGGATGGGACATGGCGCTTCAATAA
- a CDS encoding ImmA/IrrE family metallo-endopeptidase, with translation MNKFIEEKATKILSELNIEKCDFIDVYKIAKHYGIDVQPEVLEDSISGVLILKEDNVYIRYNKSHDEKRQRFTISHELGHFFLHSRFPIFVDKGENRLYRNQDSSTGELKKEREANAFAAALLMPKSFIEYEINLIEKNVNSDAVEYLAKKFNVSIQAMSFRLANLGYGLF, from the coding sequence ATGAACAAATTTATAGAAGAAAAAGCCACAAAAATTTTGTCGGAATTGAATATCGAAAAATGTGATTTTATTGACGTTTATAAAATTGCAAAACATTATGGTATTGATGTTCAGCCTGAAGTATTAGAAGATTCAATATCAGGAGTATTAATACTTAAGGAGGATAATGTTTATATTAGGTATAATAAATCTCATGATGAAAAGAGGCAGAGGTTTACAATATCCCATGAATTGGGGCATTTTTTCCTGCATAGTAGATTCCCTATTTTTGTTGATAAAGGTGAAAACAGATTATACAGAAATCAAGATTCATCTACAGGTGAATTAAAAAAAGAAAGAGAAGCAAATGCATTCGCAGCTGCATTATTGATGCCTAAATCTTTTATTGAATATGAAATAAACTTAATTGAGAAGAATGTTAATTCTGATGCAGTAGAATATTTAGCAAAAAAGTTTAATGTTAGTATCCAAGCAATGTCATTTCGCCTAGCTAACCTAGGTTATGGTCTGTTTTAA
- a CDS encoding helix-turn-helix domain-containing protein has translation MDKFKEGIYLYIGRNIKNLRREKGLSQETLSNLLVISRSSLSNIESGRHHVSLSTLYMIANYLEIEISSLLPSLEDIKLQEKKASHNYLKYLEPDSFNSLELDSLGSVIDKIISS, from the coding sequence ATGGATAAATTTAAGGAAGGTATATACCTTTATATAGGGAGAAATATTAAGAACCTAAGAAGAGAAAAAGGGTTAAGTCAAGAAACTTTATCTAATCTACTAGTAATTAGTCGCTCATCTTTATCTAACATAGAAAGTGGTAGGCATCATGTTTCATTGTCAACTTTATATATGATCGCAAATTATCTTGAGATAGAGATTTCATCACTGTTACCTTCATTAGAAGATATTAAATTACAAGAGAAAAAAGCATCACATAATTATTTGAAATATTTGGAGCCTGATAGCTTTAATTCTTTGGAATTAGATAGTCTAGGAAGTGTAATTGATAAAATAATTTCATCATGA
- a CDS encoding recombinase family protein, whose protein sequence is MKVGYARVSRPGQNLETQITLLKEAGCKKIFSDVASGVREDREGLNQMLSYVRKGDLIIIYKNDRIFRSLKNMVDLIEKLGKMEVNFKSLTEPQFDTTSANGKFLLQIFASVAEFERNLISERTKAGLVNARKRKKHLGRPRGFKKETLEKYNYANHLYKNMNVPIIEACNKANISKATFYRVDKQSN, encoded by the coding sequence ATGAAGGTTGGTTATGCAAGGGTAAGTCGCCCAGGACAAAATTTAGAAACTCAAATTACATTACTGAAAGAAGCTGGTTGTAAAAAAATATTTTCGGATGTTGCAAGCGGTGTAAGAGAAGATCGAGAAGGATTGAATCAAATGCTTTCCTATGTTAGAAAGGGTGATTTAATTATTATCTATAAAAATGATAGAATCTTTAGATCACTTAAGAATATGGTTGATTTAATTGAGAAATTGGGAAAGATGGAGGTTAACTTTAAAAGCTTAACAGAACCTCAATTCGACACTACTTCAGCTAATGGTAAGTTCTTACTTCAGATTTTTGCTTCGGTGGCCGAATTTGAAAGGAATTTAATCAGTGAACGGACAAAAGCTGGATTAGTCAATGCTCGTAAAAGAAAAAAACATTTAGGTCGTCCAAGAGGTTTTAAAAAAGAGACCTTAGAGAAATATAATTATGCAAATCATCTTTATAAAAATATGAACGTGCCAATAATTGAAGCTTGTAATAAAGCAAATATCAGTAAAGCTACATTTTATAGAGTCGACAAACAATCAAATTAA